One Pseudomonas rhizophila DNA window includes the following coding sequences:
- a CDS encoding precorrin-8X methylmutase, producing MLDYIRDGQEIYRNSFAIIRAEANLARIPADLEKLAVRVIHACGMVEAVDGLQFSEGAGTAGRQALAAGAPILCDARMVSEGVTRARLPANNPVICTLRDESVPALALELGNTRSAAALELWRPHLEGSVVVIGNAPTALFYLLEMLDAGAPKPALILGFPVGFVGAAESKAMLAANSRGVPFVIMQGRLGGSAMAAAAVNALATEIE from the coding sequence ATGCTTGATTACATCCGCGACGGTCAGGAGATCTATCGCAACTCCTTCGCGATCATTCGCGCCGAAGCCAACCTGGCGCGCATTCCGGCCGACTTGGAAAAACTCGCGGTGCGGGTGATTCACGCCTGCGGCATGGTCGAGGCCGTCGATGGCCTGCAGTTTTCCGAGGGCGCCGGCACGGCGGGACGCCAGGCGCTGGCCGCCGGTGCGCCGATCCTGTGCGATGCGCGGATGGTCAGCGAAGGCGTGACCCGGGCTCGCCTGCCAGCGAACAATCCGGTGATCTGTACCTTGCGCGACGAGAGCGTGCCGGCGTTGGCCCTTGAATTGGGCAACACCCGTTCGGCGGCCGCCCTGGAGCTTTGGCGTCCGCATCTGGAAGGCAGTGTCGTGGTGATCGGCAACGCGCCGACCGCGCTGTTCTACCTGTTGGAAATGCTCGATGCCGGCGCGCCGAAACCGGCACTGATCCTGGGCTTCCCGGTGGGCTTCGTCGGGGCCGCCGAGTCCAAGGCGATGCTGGCAGCCAACAGCCGTGGCGTGCCGTTCGTGATCATGCAAGGCCGGCTCGGCGGCAGCGCCATGGCCGCCGCCGCCGTCAACGCCCTCGCTACGGAGATTGAATGA
- a CDS encoding precorrin-2 C(20)-methyltransferase — protein MQQPGRLIGLGVGPGDPELITVKALRLLRESPVVAYFVAKGKKGNAFGIIEAHLQEAQTLLPLVYPVTTEALPAPLSYEQVIADFYDTAAEQLAVHLDAGRDVAVICEGDPFFYGSYMYLHDRLAERYDADVIPGVCSMLGGASVLGAPLVYRNQSLSVLSGVLPHDDLKRRLADADAAVIMKLGRNFPKVRQVLQELGLDGRALYVERATMANQKIVPLDEVEPMSSPYFSLIIVPGERWQG, from the coding sequence ATGCAGCAGCCTGGACGTCTGATCGGCCTCGGCGTAGGCCCCGGTGACCCGGAACTGATTACGGTCAAGGCCCTGCGCCTGCTGCGCGAATCGCCGGTGGTGGCGTACTTTGTCGCCAAGGGCAAGAAGGGCAACGCTTTCGGCATCATCGAGGCGCATTTGCAGGAGGCGCAGACGTTGCTGCCGCTGGTCTATCCGGTGACTACCGAAGCGCTGCCGGCCCCGCTGTCCTATGAACAGGTCATCGCCGACTTCTACGACACCGCTGCCGAGCAGTTGGCCGTGCATCTGGATGCCGGTCGTGATGTGGCGGTGATCTGCGAGGGTGATCCATTCTTCTACGGCTCCTACATGTACCTGCACGATCGCCTGGCCGAGCGCTATGACGCCGACGTGATTCCTGGCGTGTGCTCGATGCTCGGTGGCGCCTCGGTGCTGGGTGCGCCGCTGGTCTATCGCAACCAGAGCCTGTCGGTGCTCTCCGGCGTCTTGCCCCACGACGATCTCAAACGTCGCCTGGCCGACGCCGATGCGGCGGTCATCATGAAGCTGGGGCGTAACTTCCCCAAGGTCCGGCAGGTGCTCCAGGAACTGGGCCTGGACGGTCGGGCGTTGTACGTCGAGCGGGCAACCATGGCCAACCAGAAGATCGTGCCGCTGGATGAAGTCGAGCCGATGTCCTCGCCGTACTTCTCGCTGATCATCGTGCCCGGCGAACGGTGGCAGGGTTGA
- the cobJ gene encoding precorrin-3B C(17)-methyltransferase — translation MTSKVPAIVILGPGSLATARRIQQRYPDALIHGLSGRVEGVDRPYHEFGATLRELYQQDTPIIALCAAGIVIRTLAPLLLEKGVEPPVLAVAEDGSAVVPLLGGLGGVNVMARDIATALQVTPAITTSGELRFGTCLLNPPSGYSLGDLEQGKRFVSDLLAGESVRIEGAAPWLAQAQLPEDERARLAIRIDSAAGTPAADELRIYPRNVLVALSAGASADIGAILEQAGLAPQSLACLLAADSDMARPELHETASALGVPLRFAATNGNLETGLSDALGQPASLQVMGSHAIAVAEQPLDPEQIGRPRGRLAVIGLGPGAAELMVPAVRAELDRATDVLGYETYVRMAGPFRPDQVQHCTDNREEMQRARHAFELAAQGRSVVVVSSGDPGVFAMAAAVLEALHESTDAHWHSVDLQILPGVSASLATAAQAGAPLGHDFCVMSLSDNLKPWSIIEKRLDLAAEADLALAFYNPISRSRPWQLGRALEIVAQHRTPHTPVVLGRDIGRPGQTLRVTTLGQLTPDQVDMRTMVLIGSSTTCVFPRAEGGDWVYTPRWYGSKPL, via the coding sequence ATGACTTCCAAAGTGCCGGCCATTGTCATCCTCGGCCCGGGCAGTCTCGCCACCGCCCGGCGGATCCAGCAGCGCTACCCTGACGCCCTGATTCATGGCCTGAGCGGACGGGTTGAGGGCGTGGATCGTCCCTACCACGAGTTCGGCGCGACGTTGCGCGAGCTCTACCAACAGGACACGCCGATCATCGCCCTGTGCGCGGCCGGCATCGTCATCCGCACGCTGGCGCCGCTGCTGCTGGAAAAAGGCGTCGAGCCGCCGGTGCTGGCGGTGGCCGAGGACGGCAGCGCGGTGGTGCCGCTGCTTGGCGGGCTGGGCGGGGTCAATGTCATGGCCCGTGATATCGCCACAGCACTGCAAGTCACCCCGGCGATCACCACCAGCGGTGAATTGCGTTTTGGCACTTGCCTGCTCAATCCGCCGAGTGGCTACAGCCTCGGCGATCTGGAGCAAGGTAAGCGTTTTGTCTCCGATCTGCTGGCAGGTGAATCGGTGCGCATCGAAGGCGCCGCGCCGTGGCTGGCTCAGGCGCAGTTACCCGAGGATGAACGGGCACGGTTGGCGATCCGTATCGACAGTGCTGCGGGTACACCGGCGGCGGATGAGCTGCGTATTTATCCGCGCAATGTGCTGGTGGCGTTGAGTGCAGGGGCGTCGGCGGACATCGGCGCGATACTGGAGCAGGCCGGCCTCGCGCCGCAGTCGCTGGCGTGCCTGTTGGCGGCGGACAGCGACATGGCCCGTCCTGAGCTGCACGAAACGGCATCGGCCTTGGGTGTGCCGCTGCGTTTTGCCGCAACCAATGGCAACCTCGAAACAGGGTTGAGCGATGCCCTCGGCCAACCGGCATCGCTACAGGTCATGGGCAGCCATGCCATCGCCGTGGCCGAGCAGCCCCTCGACCCCGAACAGATCGGCCGCCCGCGCGGGCGTCTTGCCGTGATCGGCCTTGGCCCCGGCGCTGCCGAGTTGATGGTGCCGGCCGTGCGCGCCGAACTCGACCGTGCCACCGATGTGCTGGGCTACGAAACCTACGTGCGCATGGCCGGTCCCTTCCGGCCCGATCAGGTGCAGCACTGCACCGACAACCGCGAGGAAATGCAGCGTGCCCGTCATGCCTTCGAGCTGGCAGCCCAAGGGCGATCCGTGGTGGTGGTGTCGTCCGGCGATCCAGGCGTGTTCGCCATGGCCGCCGCGGTGCTCGAAGCGCTGCACGAGTCGACGGATGCCCATTGGCATAGCGTCGACCTGCAAATCCTTCCGGGCGTCTCGGCTTCCCTCGCCACCGCCGCCCAGGCCGGTGCGCCGCTGGGTCATGATTTTTGCGTGATGTCGCTGTCGGACAATCTCAAACCGTGGTCGATCATCGAGAAACGCCTGGATCTGGCGGCTGAAGCAGACCTGGCCCTGGCGTTCTACAACCCGATCTCCCGTTCCCGACCGTGGCAGCTGGGGCGAGCGCTGGAGATCGTTGCGCAACATCGCACGCCGCACACGCCGGTGGTGTTGGGGCGTGATATCGGTCGTCCGGGCCAGACCCTACGGGTCACGACATTGGGACAGTTGACCCCGGACCAGGTGGACATGCGCACCATGGTGCTGATCGGTTCCTCCACCACGTGTGTATTCCCGCGCGCCGAAGGGGGCGACTGGGTGTACACGCCGCGTTGGTATGGCAGCAAACCGCTCTGA